The following proteins come from a genomic window of Microtus ochrogaster isolate Prairie Vole_2 chromosome 7, MicOch1.0, whole genome shotgun sequence:
- the Tob1 gene encoding protein Tob1 has translation MQLEIQVALNFIISYLYNKLPRRRVNIFGEELERLLKKKYEGHWYPEKPYKGSGFRCIHVGEKVDPVIEQASKESGLDIDDVRGNLPQDLSVWIDPFEVSYQIGEKGPVKVLYVDDSSENGCELDKEIKNSFNPEAQVFMPISDPASSVSSSPSPPFGHSAAVSPTFMPRSTQPLTFTTATFAATKFCSTKMKNSGRSSKVARTSPINLGLNVNELLKQKAISSSMHSLYGLGLGNQQQPPQQQPAQPPPPPPPPQQQQQTSALSPNAKEFIFPNMQGQGSSTNGMFPGDSPLNLSPLQYSNAFDVFAAYGGLNEKSFVDGLNFSLNNMQYSNQQFQPVMAN, from the coding sequence ATGCAGCTTGAAATCCAAGTAGcactaaattttattatttcgtACTTGTACAATAAGCTTCCCAGGAGACGTGTCAACATTTTTGGTGAAGAGCTTGAAAGACTTCTTAAGAAGAAGTATGAAGGGCATTGGTATCCGGAAAAGCCATACAAAGGATCAGGGTTTAGATGTATACACGTAGGGGAGAAAGTGGACCCCGTGATCGAACAAGCGTCCAAAGAGAGTGGTTTGGACATCGATGATGTTCGTGGCAATCTGCCACAGGATCTTAGCGTTTGGATCGACCCGTTTGAGGTGTCCTACCAAATTGGTGAGAAGGGACCAGTGAAGGTGCTCTACGTGGATGACAGTAGTGAAAATGGATGTGAGCTGGACAAGGAGATCAAAAACAGCTTTAACCCAGAGGCCCAGGTTTTCATGCCCATAAGTGACCCTGCCTCCTCGGTGTCCAGCTCGCCCTCGCCTCCCTTCGGTCACTCTGCGGCTGTCAGCCCCACCTTCATGCCCCGGTCTACTCAGCCTTTAACCTTTACCACTGCCACTTTTGCTGCCACCAAGTTCTGCTCTACCAAAATGAAGAATAGCGGGCGTAGCAGCAAGGTAGCGCGCACTTCTCCAATCAACCTCGGCCTGAATGTGAACGAGCTCCTGAAGCAGAAAGCCATCTCTTCCTCCATGCACTCTCTGTATGGGCTGGGCCTGGGCAACCAGCAGCAGCCACCGCAGCAGCAGCCAGCCCAGCcgccacctccacccccacctccacagcagcagcagcaaacctCTGCTCTTTCCCCCAATGCCAAggaatttatttttcctaatatgCAGGGTCAAGGTAGTAGTACCAATGGAATGTTCCCAGGTGACAGCCCCCTTAACCTCAGTCCTCTCCAGTACAGTAATGCCTTTGATGTGTTTGCGGCCTATGGAGGCCTCAACGAGAAGTCTTTTGTAGATGGCTTGAATTTTAGCTTAAATAACATGCAGTATTCTAACCAGCAATTCCAGCCTGTTATggctaactaa